A single window of Fischerella sp. PCC 9605 DNA harbors:
- a CDS encoding glutathione S-transferase family protein: MKLYYATASSYCQRVLIALYEKGIDFTPIEVNLFDPEARSRYMQINPFGKIPTLVTDNGQVLFEAGIIIEYLDRHFQNEPRLIPEELELALEVRLLERVVDVYINGGREALFADTQCPVEERGSKEVVKAKRLLETGCTLLNERLGGRTWLAGEEFSLADCAAAPTLAYVRIVYNYKHLPRLIDYVRRLESRPSVMQVQRSGREQMTRMLSELRYPLKLPSLEELPIYEGLGTGNRG, translated from the coding sequence ATGAAACTCTACTACGCAACTGCCTCATCCTACTGCCAGCGAGTGCTAATTGCCCTCTACGAGAAGGGCATAGATTTTACACCTATCGAGGTGAATCTTTTCGATCCCGAAGCGCGATCGCGCTACATGCAAATCAACCCCTTTGGTAAAATTCCCACGCTGGTAACTGATAACGGTCAGGTACTGTTTGAGGCTGGCATTATTATTGAATACCTCGATCGCCACTTTCAAAATGAACCTCGCCTTATTCCTGAAGAACTAGAACTTGCTTTAGAGGTTCGTCTGCTGGAGCGAGTTGTTGATGTGTATATCAACGGCGGACGTGAGGCATTATTTGCCGATACTCAGTGCCCAGTTGAGGAGCGCGGTAGCAAAGAGGTCGTCAAAGCAAAGCGGCTTTTAGAGACTGGCTGCACTCTCCTAAACGAGCGGCTTGGAGGGCGTACCTGGCTAGCGGGCGAAGAGTTTTCCTTGGCAGACTGCGCCGCTGCTCCTACCCTCGCCTACGTACGTATAGTTTACAACTACAAGCACTTGCCCAGACTAATAGATTACGTACGGCGTCTGGAGTCAAGACCTTCTGTTATGCAGGTTCAGCGCTCCGGGCGTGAGCAAATGACGCGGATGCTGTCTGAACTGCGATATCCGTTAAAATTGCCGTCCTTGGAGGAATTACCAATTTATGAGGGATTAGGGACTGGGAATAGGGGATAA